The following coding sequences are from one Chondrinema litorale window:
- a CDS encoding TetR family transcriptional regulator, with protein MGRKSLSEVRKKQIVEAFYEVAKREGLENASIAKIADEMGIQPSHVIHYFKTKEDLIFSLIEYNLEKYSLMYQPEFDDSLPPLDALNQTIDNLFSKQWNALYDDGVFYSCYALTFRNPEIREKYRALHDSLHEMLASAIKRCNQTGDTNVDDVKATSQLIFTIIDGAYYYLSMLEDKQEYLKRMEYYKNTSLKLLNLDKQV; from the coding sequence ATGGGAAGAAAGAGTTTATCTGAGGTTAGGAAAAAGCAAATTGTAGAAGCTTTTTATGAAGTAGCCAAACGAGAAGGGCTAGAAAATGCCTCAATTGCAAAAATTGCAGATGAGATGGGTATACAACCTAGCCATGTAATACACTATTTTAAAACAAAAGAAGACCTCATTTTTTCTTTGATAGAATATAATCTGGAAAAATACAGCTTAATGTATCAACCAGAATTTGATGATTCTCTTCCCCCACTTGATGCATTAAATCAGACTATCGATAATTTATTTTCTAAACAGTGGAATGCTTTGTATGATGATGGTGTGTTTTACAGTTGCTATGCATTAACTTTTAGAAACCCAGAAATAAGAGAGAAATACAGAGCCTTGCACGATTCTTTGCACGAAATGCTAGCAAGTGCCATAAAGCGTTGCAACCAAACTGGAGATACTAATGTAGATGATGTAAAAGCCACTTCTCAGTTAATTTTTACCATTATTGACGGTGCTTACTATTATCTAAGTATGCTGGAAGACAAACAAGAGTATTTAAAAAGAATGGAGTATTATAAAAACACTTCTTTAAAGCTACTAAACTTGGATAAGCAGGTATAA